In a single window of the Candidatus Zixiibacteriota bacterium genome:
- a CDS encoding amidohydrolase family protein, which translates to MTRFPTVDADGHLEETHIDWRERLPARFRAAAPERRPGNDGHTRLFIEGKPWPKPSGPGIGIGGPYNRPHPRREGMKDPRARLIDMDSEQIDVAVLFGGSFGGSIPALEDGELAAELARARNSWVAEYCSANPSRLKGTAVLPQQNIPAAVAELERAVTQLGFVGVSFFPNLRGRHMGDPYFFPIYAAAERLNVPICVHMFLGRYGSEATGTMRVDNFFYSHLFGHVFEQMIALSVVVGEGLLDRFPKLRFVFLESGCGWVPYWLNRLDEHFEILGVQLPTLKTEPSRLLERGQIYFSCEPDETELAHAAEAIGDDWIVFASDYSHFDSRYPGASLPIVNHTALSDASKRKILNDNARRLYPLD; encoded by the coding sequence ATGACCAGATTTCCCACCGTCGATGCCGACGGTCACCTGGAAGAGACCCACATCGACTGGCGCGAGCGGCTCCCGGCGCGGTTCCGCGCCGCGGCGCCGGAGCGCCGCCCCGGCAACGACGGCCATACGCGGCTCTTCATCGAGGGCAAGCCGTGGCCGAAGCCGAGCGGTCCCGGGATCGGGATCGGCGGTCCCTACAACCGGCCGCACCCCCGCCGCGAAGGCATGAAGGATCCGCGGGCGCGGCTGATCGACATGGACAGCGAGCAGATCGACGTCGCAGTCCTTTTCGGCGGGAGCTTCGGGGGATCGATCCCGGCGCTGGAAGACGGCGAGCTCGCCGCCGAGTTGGCGCGGGCGCGCAACAGCTGGGTGGCGGAATACTGCTCGGCGAACCCGTCGCGCCTCAAGGGCACCGCAGTGCTCCCGCAACAGAATATCCCCGCGGCCGTGGCCGAGCTCGAGCGCGCCGTGACGCAACTGGGATTCGTCGGCGTCTCTTTCTTTCCCAACCTGCGCGGCCGTCACATGGGCGATCCTTACTTCTTTCCGATCTACGCCGCGGCCGAGCGACTGAACGTACCGATCTGCGTCCACATGTTTCTCGGCCGGTATGGCTCCGAGGCCACGGGGACGATGCGTGTCGACAATTTCTTTTACTCGCACCTCTTCGGCCACGTCTTCGAGCAGATGATCGCGCTTTCGGTAGTCGTCGGCGAGGGGTTGCTGGACCGTTTTCCGAAGCTCCGGTTCGTCTTTCTCGAATCGGGCTGCGGCTGGGTGCCCTACTGGCTCAACCGCCTGGACGAGCATTTCGAGATCCTCGGGGTCCAGCTGCCCACGCTCAAGACCGAGCCCAGCCGGTTGCTGGAGCGCGGCCAGATCTATTTCTCCTGCGAGCCCGACGAAACCGAGCTGGCGCACGCGGCAGAAGCGATCGGCGACGACTGGATCGTCTTTGCATCGGATTACAGCCATTTCGACAGCCGCTATCCCGGCGCTTCCCTGCCGATCGTCAACCACACGGCGCTGAGCGACGCTTCCAAACGGAAAATCCTCAACGACAACGCCCGCCGTCTTTACCCGCTCGACTGA
- a CDS encoding ABC transporter substrate-binding protein — protein MDRRLDRLERRPSGQSRRLLACLAVVAAFLPLRVAAENVKIGVPSFTVTTMPLAVAREQRFFQEEGLNVDLILMAAALNIKVLLSGDIQYATTVGSGVVAAVRGIDTRVVMCFVDRPLLDLVGTPDIGGIADLKGKLLGISSRGGLHDVTMRSILARSGIDPSQVTMLAVGAQGNMLAALQARRIAAGLLNPPHNFIAYREGFKPLGFGGNFVRLPSTGLVTMKETIERSPDQVRRVIRALARARAFARANKPATVAILKRFLRLEDDDLVSKIYDYHKKAETPDGRIDPELMRTVIRETRLAEGITREIDPKQVFDFSLIEPAR, from the coding sequence ATGGACCGCCGACTCGATCGCCTGGAACGACGGCCCTCCGGCCAGTCCCGCCGGCTCCTCGCGTGCCTCGCCGTGGTGGCGGCGTTTCTCCCGCTCCGAGTCGCCGCCGAGAACGTGAAAATCGGCGTGCCGTCGTTCACGGTCACCACGATGCCGCTCGCCGTGGCGCGCGAGCAACGCTTCTTCCAGGAAGAGGGGCTCAACGTCGACCTCATCCTGATGGCCGCCGCGCTGAACATCAAGGTGCTGCTCAGCGGCGACATCCAGTACGCCACGACGGTGGGGTCCGGGGTGGTCGCCGCGGTGCGGGGCATCGACACCCGGGTCGTGATGTGCTTCGTTGACCGGCCGCTGCTGGATCTCGTCGGGACGCCCGACATCGGCGGTATCGCCGACCTCAAGGGCAAGCTCCTCGGCATCTCCTCCCGCGGCGGCCTGCACGACGTCACCATGCGCAGCATCCTGGCCAGGTCGGGGATCGATCCGTCGCAGGTGACGATGCTGGCGGTCGGCGCGCAGGGTAACATGCTCGCCGCGCTCCAGGCGCGGCGCATTGCCGCGGGGCTCCTCAACCCGCCGCACAACTTCATCGCCTACCGCGAGGGCTTCAAGCCGCTCGGCTTCGGCGGCAACTTCGTCCGGCTCCCGAGCACCGGTCTGGTGACGATGAAGGAGACCATCGAGCGCTCTCCGGACCAGGTGCGCCGCGTGATCCGGGCGCTCGCGCGCGCCCGGGCCTTCGCCCGCGCGAACAAGCCGGCAACCGTCGCCATCCTGAAGCGCTTCCTGCGGCTGGAAGACGACGACCTGGTGTCGAAGATCTACGACTACCACAAAAAGGCCGAGACCCCGGACGGCAGGATCGACCCGGAGCTGATGCGCACCGTGATCCGGGAGACCCGGCTCGCCGAGGGGATCACGCGCGAGATCGACCCGAAACAGGTCTTCGACTTCTCGCTGATCGAGCCCGCCCGCTAG